From a region of the Candidatus Rhabdochlamydia porcellionis genome:
- a CDS encoding nucleotidyl transferase AbiEii/AbiGii toxin family protein, translating to MKKTANIDLKDGFIFQEIKIRELRQPHMGYPGAEVSMMAYFGKTRFKLTIDIGFGDIVEYSIPFIVYSKGALFESNVKLSCYPKEFIFAEKLETIIYRGSFNSRMKDFHDLYSLVSSSLLRSFHNLERIICMVFEHRKTPLILRLLIPRMI from the coding sequence TTGAAAAAAACTGCAAACATTGATCTTAAAGATGGATTTATTTTTCAAGAGATTAAGATAAGAGAGCTTAGACAGCCACATATGGGGTATCCAGGAGCTGAAGTATCCATGATGGCCTATTTTGGAAAAACAAGGTTTAAACTTACTATCGATATTGGTTTTGGAGATATTGTTGAGTATTCGATTCCATTTATAGTATATTCTAAAGGAGCTCTCTTTGAAAGTAATGTCAAGCTATCTTGTTATCCCAAAGAATTTATTTTTGCTGAAAAGTTAGAAACTATTATCTATCGAGGCTCATTCAATAGCCGTATGAAAGATTTTCATGATCTTTATTCTTTGGTGTCTTCTTCGCTGTTACGATCGTTTCATAACCTAGAAAGGATTATATGTATGGTATTTGAACATCGAAAGACTCCTCTTATTTTACGATTACTTATACCGAGGATGATATGA
- the der gene encoding ribosome biogenesis GTPase Der, with translation MKTIQLALVGRPNVGKSALFNAICKKRIAIVDEAEGITRDRLYAEADFFGQSFEVIDTGGIHSNQRIVFQEEIRRQAEIAIEEADVLIMVVDFTVGVTLLDEYVAKFLLRTKKKVVLAVNKVDDFSKAQAIYEFHSLGIKDVVAVSAIQKFQIAELLEVAFLGVSFPAQITKEIKGIGTAIIGRPNVGKSTIVNYLLKEARCVVSPIAGTTRDSIDVEIQLEDQLFTLIDTAGIRKKKSEKEVVDKFAALRTERAMDRADVCVLVIDAEKGISTQEKRIANEIAALGKGCVLVFNKWDLIKGFRMEHCQKSFALDVPFLTHCPLLFTSAETGRNIEKIFHAVTEVHAQQLRRVTTGQLNKFIEQVVQKYHPPMIDGKRLRIYYMAQIGVQPPRFILFVNKPELMLDSYKKYLINQFRLQYGFLGSPIEFILRGRKERKLVSSNPQLEKQAIDLEEELDLEKLDSSYFE, from the coding sequence ATGAAAACAATACAACTAGCTCTGGTGGGGCGCCCAAATGTCGGAAAATCTGCTTTATTTAACGCAATTTGCAAAAAAAGAATTGCCATTGTAGATGAAGCAGAAGGGATAACGCGTGATCGTCTATATGCTGAAGCCGATTTTTTCGGTCAATCTTTTGAGGTGATCGATACAGGAGGAATTCATTCTAATCAGAGGATTGTTTTCCAAGAAGAGATCCGCCGTCAAGCAGAGATTGCTATTGAAGAAGCTGATGTATTGATCATGGTAGTGGATTTCACTGTGGGAGTCACACTTTTAGATGAGTATGTAGCAAAATTTTTGTTACGTACTAAAAAGAAGGTTGTTTTAGCGGTAAATAAAGTGGATGATTTTTCTAAAGCCCAGGCGATTTATGAGTTTCATTCTCTAGGGATTAAAGATGTTGTTGCAGTTTCTGCTATACAAAAGTTTCAGATTGCAGAATTATTAGAGGTAGCATTTCTTGGAGTTAGCTTTCCTGCTCAGATAACAAAAGAGATAAAGGGGATTGGTACTGCCATTATTGGTCGTCCTAATGTGGGCAAATCCACCATTGTAAATTACTTATTAAAAGAAGCAAGATGTGTGGTTAGCCCCATTGCAGGAACTACCCGCGATTCTATCGATGTAGAGATTCAATTAGAAGATCAACTGTTTACCTTAATCGATACAGCAGGTATTCGCAAAAAAAAATCAGAGAAAGAAGTCGTGGATAAGTTTGCGGCTTTGCGTACAGAAAGAGCAATGGATCGAGCGGATGTGTGCGTACTTGTAATCGATGCAGAAAAGGGGATTAGTACACAAGAAAAACGAATTGCTAATGAGATCGCTGCTTTAGGTAAAGGTTGTGTTTTAGTATTTAATAAATGGGACCTTATAAAAGGATTCCGGATGGAGCATTGCCAGAAAAGTTTTGCTCTCGATGTGCCTTTTCTAACCCACTGTCCCTTATTGTTTACTTCCGCAGAAACAGGAAGAAACATCGAAAAGATTTTTCATGCAGTTACTGAAGTGCATGCACAGCAATTGCGTCGTGTTACAACAGGACAGCTAAATAAGTTTATCGAACAAGTTGTGCAAAAGTACCACCCTCCTATGATCGATGGAAAACGCCTGCGCATTTATTATATGGCACAGATTGGCGTACAGCCACCTCGTTTTATTCTATTTGTCAATAAACCTGAATTGATGCTTGATTCTTATAAAAAATATTTAATCAACCAGTTTCGTTTGCAGTATGGTTTTTTAGGCTCTCCTATTGAATTTATTTTAAGAGGGCGTAAAGAAAGAAAATTAGTTTCATCAAATCCTCAATTAGAAAAACAGGCTATTGATTTAGAAGAAGAGTTGGATTTAGAAAAATTAGATTCTTCTTATTTTGAATGA
- the yidD gene encoding membrane protein insertion efficiency factor YidD, with the protein MLFRLLLLLFPFYVYALPGYFEPWGKDADLIFPQQKKIEPTSCSLPVYVAEKIIWFHQHILSPVDGPRSHFYPSSSSYMKQAMQKHGFIFGFFLGCDRLQRENSDPWVYRCIEIDRKLIKYNPVPHSK; encoded by the coding sequence ATGCTTTTTAGATTACTGCTTCTTTTATTTCCTTTTTATGTGTATGCACTACCAGGCTACTTTGAGCCTTGGGGCAAAGATGCGGATCTCATTTTTCCACAGCAAAAAAAAATAGAGCCGACTTCTTGTTCTTTACCTGTATATGTTGCGGAAAAGATCATTTGGTTCCATCAGCATATTCTATCACCAGTAGATGGACCAAGAAGCCATTTTTACCCCTCTTCTTCTAGCTATATGAAACAAGCCATGCAAAAACATGGCTTTATATTTGGCTTTTTTTTGGGCTGTGATCGTTTACAGAGAGAAAATAGCGATCCTTGGGTATATCGCTGTATCGAGATAGATCGAAAGCTTATCAAATACAATCCAGTGCCTCATTCAAAATAA
- a CDS encoding tetratricopeptide repeat protein, with protein sequence MNKFCLYILFLSSLCSCYKRVSDEIEPVLQYSVHDRYIRALPSAFEALSHDEEIADWGKEMRIALGFAKECDLYQAITAFKRAEILLSYSDSPRLLQIQYGILICYYMGQKYDQAIAVFQDSGLRYVSTEFAPLHDLLVVLYDCYIQTNQQDQADHILQLFNQYFPDQSMDLYLSKSFMTADFSALNLIEESSSERLYLSDFLQEYQIHKKSVGKAQLLNALLPGSGYLYLGQKQSALTAFLLNGLFIAASVYCFDHGNIAAGIIFTSFEAGWYFGGVYGAGLEAKCYNERLYETLGCHLMREQCLFPILMLKYAF encoded by the coding sequence ATGAATAAATTCTGTTTATACATTCTTTTTTTATCCAGCTTATGTAGTTGTTATAAAAGAGTTTCTGATGAAATAGAACCTGTACTGCAGTATTCTGTGCATGATCGTTATATAAGAGCGTTGCCTTCTGCATTTGAAGCTCTATCTCACGATGAAGAAATAGCCGACTGGGGCAAAGAGATGCGAATTGCTTTAGGTTTTGCTAAAGAATGCGATCTCTATCAAGCTATCACAGCTTTTAAAAGAGCGGAGATCTTACTCTCTTATTCTGACAGTCCTCGTCTTTTGCAAATACAATATGGGATCCTTATCTGCTACTACATGGGCCAGAAATATGATCAAGCCATTGCTGTTTTTCAAGACAGTGGTCTTAGATATGTCTCTACAGAATTTGCACCATTACATGATCTGCTAGTTGTTCTCTATGATTGCTATATTCAAACCAATCAACAAGACCAAGCCGATCATATTCTGCAGTTATTTAATCAGTATTTTCCTGATCAATCGATGGATTTATACTTATCTAAATCCTTCATGACTGCTGACTTTTCCGCCTTAAATCTTATTGAAGAGAGTTCTTCTGAAAGGCTTTATTTAAGCGATTTTTTACAAGAATACCAAATACATAAAAAGTCTGTTGGTAAAGCACAATTACTAAATGCTCTGCTACCAGGTTCTGGTTATTTGTATTTAGGACAAAAACAATCCGCTCTAACCGCTTTTTTACTAAATGGGTTATTTATCGCTGCATCTGTCTATTGCTTCGATCATGGCAATATCGCAGCTGGAATAATCTTTACAAGTTTTGAAGCCGGATGGTATTTTGGAGGAGTGTATGGCGCAGGCTTAGAGGCTAAATGCTATAATGAACGGCTCTATGAAACTCTAGGTTGTCATTTAATGAGAGAACAGTGTTTATTTCCTATATTGATGCTTAAATATGCTTTTTAG
- a CDS encoding secretin N-terminal domain-containing protein yields MKEFRSHFCYKITLCALPFSTIAYTLDTATTDPIAYKLENSKALIYSDKDTYTINFNNVSIIELIRFASKITNLNFVFEESELQFTVTVVSEEPVSAKNVMSVLIQVLRVHDLNLVEQNKNILITSSKRVHQIPPIISQDHPASKIEPAALVTRVFRIKNANINTIASILRPMVSDAALIEMSLETKQLIVTDIAANIEQISTLLSSLDAPHSPLEIDSYTARKLPLDQLILLTQQIIAPFVESNPIIFVPQLESHTIYIVSTPYLIEKAMEIMEDVDVTSETGFSAKPGLKKVFLYKVKNRTLSELKKELEQVSSELKQIGSSPSLASAIFGVQILRDSNSLLFVIDDQSIVKLQDILAKLDTPVLSKTGNSSFFIYKIEHAEEPQIANSLHQMLEHLQASPHPDSDLVDVIKSMKWIKETNSLVFTGTRPALRQIETILPTFDIAPHEAHPNKKTPPKSNYFVYKPIYRQPEDLEKALKDMSHALKTGGLIDKSFLAAVATMQWVESTKSLVFTGDPDSLEKIQTLLVSLDNNEGYPVGASSFSIYKPKYVPAEEIQAALVDLAFDLKESGLNDPKLLKTLSSVRYVAATKSFVFAADQETLVKVQSLLDSIDVANASGSIQHVGSITFFVYNIQNTTATQLIASLKNFAAQLEKSTLPDKSLAETLEKVRWIKETNSLLFTGTEQTLERVQQLAQNFDLSKGGKPPKTLNERKASTFTTYTPKFVNGDDLIEILQEFMNNLISAGVSDTSLFDAINNLKWIPKTSILLISGEPTAIQRIEGLLQKFDIPGQSTPNPAIESIDNTSFLVYKLQFHGGDDIQIALKQVVASLAKSSGESSALADAVSSLQWIKVTNSLLSTGQEGILIKLKELIQNLDTPLKQVFIEVLVIETRLNNAQNFGLQWGSQMQYLNKATVGFGNFPGGAPLVQSQAPQTFSPTLKGINATNTPQGGMVPFTNGFDLGVIGDIIMHKGKSFISLGSLVNALQTDVDTTIVMNPKIITQDNRQSNIFVGQNVPFTGAIVTNSSNNTVTTSNVEYRDIGVNLTITPILGDNDMVTLDIVHDITELVNTVGSVNNAQLTGIQTSHTHMDTRVHVPNNHFVVLSGMIQNAKTRLKTGLPCLGGLPVIGVLFSENDRNLAKSNVIIFVRPQIINSYDEYKKVTEHQEWLYKDDASLPILKEEFDEGLDLVKLPENE; encoded by the coding sequence ATGAAAGAATTTCGATCTCACTTTTGTTACAAAATCACTTTGTGTGCACTGCCATTTTCTACTATTGCCTATACTTTAGATACTGCTACTACAGATCCTATTGCGTATAAATTGGAAAATTCTAAGGCCCTTATCTATTCAGATAAGGATACATACACTATTAATTTTAACAACGTATCTATTATCGAGTTAATTCGTTTTGCAAGCAAAATTACAAATTTAAATTTTGTTTTTGAAGAATCAGAATTGCAATTTACTGTTACTGTTGTTTCTGAAGAACCTGTATCTGCTAAAAATGTGATGTCTGTTTTAATACAGGTGCTACGCGTACATGACTTAAATTTAGTGGAACAGAATAAAAATATCCTGATTACTTCTAGTAAAAGAGTCCATCAAATCCCACCAATCATTTCCCAAGATCACCCCGCCTCTAAAATAGAACCTGCAGCTTTAGTAACACGGGTATTTCGGATTAAAAATGCAAATATCAATACGATTGCAAGTATTCTTAGGCCAATGGTATCTGACGCAGCTTTAATCGAAATGTCGCTAGAAACAAAGCAATTAATTGTAACCGACATTGCTGCAAATATAGAACAAATCAGCACCCTTTTAAGTAGTTTAGATGCTCCACATAGCCCCTTAGAAATTGATTCCTATACTGCAAGAAAACTGCCTTTAGATCAGTTAATCCTTTTAACTCAACAAATCATCGCTCCTTTTGTTGAATCCAATCCGATCATTTTCGTTCCTCAATTAGAATCGCATACGATTTATATCGTTTCAACGCCCTATTTAATTGAAAAAGCTATGGAGATTATGGAGGATGTGGATGTCACTTCAGAAACAGGATTTTCTGCAAAACCTGGTTTGAAAAAAGTATTCCTTTATAAAGTCAAGAACCGCACGCTTAGCGAATTAAAAAAGGAATTAGAACAAGTAAGTTCTGAGCTTAAACAAATAGGCAGCTCTCCTTCATTAGCTTCTGCTATTTTTGGTGTTCAGATTTTGCGTGATTCTAATTCTTTATTATTTGTGATTGACGATCAAAGCATTGTCAAGCTACAGGATATTTTAGCAAAATTAGATACTCCTGTTCTTTCAAAAACGGGAAATAGCTCTTTCTTCATTTATAAAATTGAACATGCAGAAGAGCCTCAAATAGCAAACTCTTTGCACCAAATGCTAGAGCATCTTCAAGCTTCTCCTCACCCCGATTCAGATCTTGTTGATGTGATTAAAAGCATGAAATGGATCAAGGAAACCAATTCTTTAGTATTTACAGGAACAAGGCCTGCTTTAAGACAAATAGAAACCATTTTACCTACTTTTGATATTGCACCTCATGAGGCACATCCTAATAAAAAAACACCTCCTAAATCCAATTATTTTGTGTATAAACCGATATATCGCCAGCCAGAGGATTTAGAAAAAGCTTTAAAAGACATGAGTCATGCTCTTAAAACAGGTGGCTTAATCGATAAATCCTTCTTAGCTGCTGTAGCAACTATGCAATGGGTTGAGAGTACAAAATCTTTAGTATTCACGGGAGATCCAGATTCTTTAGAAAAAATCCAAACACTCTTAGTCTCTTTGGATAACAATGAAGGATACCCAGTAGGAGCCTCCTCTTTTTCTATTTACAAACCTAAATATGTTCCTGCAGAAGAGATTCAAGCTGCACTTGTCGATCTGGCTTTCGATCTAAAAGAATCAGGATTAAACGATCCTAAATTACTAAAAACCCTATCTTCTGTGCGCTATGTCGCAGCTACTAAATCTTTTGTATTTGCAGCAGACCAAGAAACCCTTGTAAAAGTACAATCTCTACTCGACAGCATAGATGTTGCCAATGCTTCTGGATCGATCCAACACGTGGGAAGTATCACTTTTTTTGTCTATAATATCCAAAACACCACTGCTACGCAATTAATTGCTTCCTTAAAAAACTTTGCAGCCCAATTGGAAAAATCCACACTACCCGATAAGAGCCTTGCAGAGACCTTAGAAAAAGTGCGCTGGATTAAAGAAACCAATTCTCTATTATTTACAGGAACAGAACAAACTCTTGAGCGTGTACAACAATTAGCACAAAACTTTGATCTATCTAAAGGGGGCAAACCTCCAAAGACCCTCAACGAGCGTAAAGCCAGTACCTTTACCACCTATACTCCCAAATTTGTCAACGGAGATGATTTGATTGAGATTTTGCAAGAGTTTATGAATAATTTAATCAGTGCAGGCGTTTCAGATACCTCTTTATTCGATGCGATTAACAACTTAAAATGGATCCCTAAAACCTCTATTCTTCTGATTTCTGGAGAGCCTACGGCTATTCAGAGAATAGAAGGCTTACTTCAAAAATTTGATATTCCTGGACAGTCAACTCCAAATCCAGCGATTGAATCGATTGATAATACAAGCTTTTTGGTCTACAAATTACAATTTCACGGCGGAGATGATATTCAAATTGCTTTAAAGCAAGTAGTGGCAAGTCTTGCTAAATCCTCCGGAGAATCTTCTGCATTAGCTGATGCTGTAAGCTCTCTACAATGGATTAAAGTAACAAATTCCCTTCTGAGCACAGGACAAGAAGGCATTTTGATTAAACTCAAAGAACTCATCCAAAATTTAGACACGCCTCTTAAACAGGTTTTCATCGAAGTGCTCGTCATTGAAACACGTTTAAACAATGCGCAAAATTTCGGTTTGCAGTGGGGCAGCCAAATGCAGTACTTAAATAAAGCAACAGTCGGTTTTGGAAATTTCCCAGGAGGAGCTCCTTTAGTACAAAGCCAAGCTCCACAAACTTTCTCTCCAACTCTTAAAGGAATCAACGCTACCAATACTCCACAAGGTGGCATGGTTCCTTTTACTAATGGTTTTGATTTAGGCGTCATCGGCGATATCATTATGCATAAAGGAAAGTCCTTTATTTCTTTGGGCAGCTTGGTCAATGCACTACAAACAGATGTAGATACGACAATCGTAATGAATCCTAAGATCATCACCCAAGACAATCGCCAATCCAATATCTTTGTTGGACAAAACGTTCCTTTTACTGGAGCCATTGTAACCAATAGCTCCAATAATACAGTTACTACTTCCAATGTGGAATATCGAGATATAGGGGTAAATTTAACGATTACCCCTATACTAGGTGACAACGACATGGTTACATTAGACATTGTGCATGACATTACAGAACTAGTAAACACTGTTGGTAGCGTAAACAATGCACAGTTAACAGGTATTCAAACCTCACATACGCATATGGACACCAGAGTACATGTCCCTAATAATCACTTTGTGGTTTTAAGCGGAATGATTCAAAATGCTAAAACTCGCCTCAAAACAGGTCTTCCTTGCCTAGGAGGCTTACCTGTGATTGGTGTTTTATTTAGCGAAAATGACCGTAATCTGGCAAAATCTAATGTAATCATTTTTGTTAGACCTCAAATTATTAATTCCTATGACGAATATAAAAAAGTTACCGAACATCAAGAATGGCTTTACAAAGACGACGCTTCTTTACCGATCCTTAAAGAAGAATTTGATGAAGGACTCGACTTGGTTAAACTTCCTGAGAATGAATAA
- a CDS encoding serine/threonine-protein kinase yields MAEHSFYKQNTLPELIGKEDIPLPEKIGPYKIEGLLNKGGMSLLYLGLDPKTKKPLAIKVLSPNHINHPEAVEYFLREAKAISVSNHPNIVKLYGEGSWEKGLYIAMELINGVSLRQFIVQHSLSIRRVLDISLQVAYALQHLHSLRIIHRDVKPENILITEGGEVKLIDFGIAQLQDEQDQFALPSYFIGTPNYMSPEQKENPSHLSFASDLYSLGIILYELISGKLSYGAINLTSIPKGLRHILVKALAISASERYQTTEEFIHDVSFYLQSKELEKEYAGPDQVKEVYEALYSAFQLTLPKAPPTWSYADIGLAKWHGTQFGLYYDFIRLPNNCLCMLLASSTTTTIETTICMSSLQGMIHMYTHQLNLSKIDELTSSLNQLLCKQACPIIFSALILDPLQDKLSCISCGCNSLIHISQESFHPRTIVAKNPALGTNPQLEFSETIDNWDIGDTLILHTFDISDKNTELANFEKFFFEEIKERLLFSAQRQAETVLRSILYDPIASNAASKALICIQRIS; encoded by the coding sequence ATGGCAGAGCATTCTTTCTACAAACAAAATACGCTCCCTGAGCTGATAGGAAAAGAAGATATCCCTCTGCCTGAAAAAATTGGCCCTTATAAAATAGAAGGTCTTTTGAATAAAGGAGGAATGAGCCTTCTCTATTTAGGCTTGGATCCTAAAACCAAAAAACCTTTAGCTATTAAAGTCTTATCCCCTAACCATATTAATCATCCCGAAGCTGTTGAGTATTTCTTAAGAGAAGCTAAAGCAATTTCTGTGTCTAATCACCCCAACATTGTAAAACTCTACGGAGAAGGAAGCTGGGAAAAAGGGCTTTATATTGCCATGGAGCTAATTAACGGTGTTTCTCTTAGACAATTTATCGTACAGCATTCCTTATCTATACGCAGAGTTTTAGATATCTCTTTGCAAGTAGCTTATGCTCTTCAACATTTACATTCCCTTCGGATTATTCACAGAGATGTAAAGCCGGAAAATATTTTAATCACAGAAGGTGGTGAAGTGAAACTTATTGATTTTGGAATCGCACAATTACAAGACGAGCAAGATCAATTCGCTCTACCCTCTTATTTTATCGGCACACCGAATTACATGAGTCCTGAACAAAAAGAGAACCCCTCTCATTTAAGTTTTGCCTCCGATTTGTATTCTCTAGGTATCATCTTATATGAACTCATTTCTGGAAAACTCAGTTATGGAGCTATTAATCTTACCTCTATTCCTAAAGGATTAAGGCATATCCTCGTAAAGGCTCTAGCTATCTCGGCTAGTGAACGCTACCAAACCACTGAAGAGTTCATTCATGACGTCTCTTTCTATTTACAATCTAAAGAACTAGAAAAAGAATACGCGGGTCCAGATCAAGTCAAGGAAGTCTATGAAGCCCTGTACTCAGCCTTTCAGCTAACATTACCTAAAGCCCCTCCCACCTGGTCTTATGCAGATATTGGCTTAGCCAAATGGCATGGTACTCAATTTGGTCTTTATTACGATTTTATTCGTCTTCCTAACAATTGTCTTTGCATGTTACTCGCCTCTTCCACTACAACAACAATAGAAACAACCATTTGCATGAGTAGCTTACAGGGAATGATCCATATGTATACACACCAATTAAACTTAAGCAAAATTGATGAACTAACCTCTAGCTTAAACCAACTGCTTTGTAAACAAGCCTGCCCAATTATCTTTAGTGCGCTTATTCTCGACCCTCTACAAGATAAACTAAGCTGCATCTCTTGTGGGTGTAACAGTTTGATTCACATCTCTCAAGAGAGTTTTCACCCACGAACCATTGTAGCTAAAAACCCTGCATTGGGAACAAATCCCCAGTTAGAATTCTCTGAGACCATAGATAATTGGGATATTGGCGATACTCTTATTTTACACACCTTTGATATCTCTGATAAAAATACAGAATTAGCTAACTTTGAAAAATTTTTTTTCGAAGAGATTAAAGAACGTTTACTCTTTTCTGCACAAAGACAAGCAGAAACCGTTCTTCGATCGATTTTATATGATCCCATAGCATCTAATGCTGCTTCTAAAGCATTAATTTGCATACAAAGAATTTCTTAA
- the sctQ gene encoding type III secretion system cytoplasmic ring protein SctQ, producing MNTMPMNWIHQIHYTLQEMQEIPLWGNPPPIPWDQCIQEVASLLQTPELSLVVGDTQLLPKGKVLLGIGNHPIVTSMQLSPLVGQCFWVMAQEDITFLISLALTENQNQKTINSASLQEGFYRFLILETLKAFDPLKPFSDLSLKMGSLTTILPQENCICMDIGIHHPKKVLWGRIICPTDFHQAFKTHFANTALSIYESNLAKDINLAISAQIGYTQLTLSQWKKIAAGDFLILDVCSYSPHTAKGTATLFLEQTPLFTVICKPTNCKIIDYAYQEESMDEDFEEEDMNEEKTTQELEEPLISVPDALLTIHVEIARMRMNLKKLTQLKPGNVIELAIRPEQGVKLTLSGKAVAKGELIQLGDVLGVKILQIGE from the coding sequence ATGAACACAATGCCTATGAACTGGATTCATCAAATCCATTATACCTTGCAAGAGATGCAGGAAATTCCCTTATGGGGAAACCCTCCTCCTATTCCTTGGGATCAATGTATACAAGAAGTAGCTTCTCTTTTACAAACCCCTGAATTAAGTCTTGTGGTGGGAGATACTCAACTGCTTCCAAAAGGGAAAGTATTATTAGGGATCGGCAATCATCCAATCGTAACAAGCATGCAATTAAGTCCACTTGTAGGGCAATGCTTTTGGGTTATGGCACAAGAAGATATCACTTTCTTGATCTCACTTGCTCTTACAGAAAATCAGAACCAGAAAACGATAAACTCTGCTTCTCTCCAAGAAGGTTTTTATAGATTTCTAATACTAGAAACTCTAAAAGCCTTTGATCCTTTAAAACCCTTTTCTGATCTGTCTTTGAAAATGGGTTCTTTAACCACCATCCTCCCTCAAGAAAATTGTATTTGTATGGATATCGGTATTCATCATCCTAAAAAAGTACTATGGGGAAGAATTATATGTCCTACCGATTTTCATCAGGCTTTTAAAACCCATTTTGCAAATACAGCCCTTTCGATTTATGAAAGCAACCTTGCAAAAGATATAAACTTAGCCATATCTGCTCAAATCGGCTATACACAACTTACATTATCTCAATGGAAAAAAATCGCAGCCGGTGATTTTTTGATCTTGGATGTTTGCTCTTACTCTCCTCATACAGCAAAAGGAACAGCAACTCTTTTTTTAGAACAAACTCCCCTATTTACTGTAATTTGTAAGCCAACTAATTGCAAAATTATCGACTATGCCTATCAGGAGGAATCCATGGATGAAGATTTCGAAGAAGAAGATATGAATGAAGAAAAAACAACGCAAGAACTAGAAGAGCCATTAATCTCCGTGCCTGATGCTCTTTTAACTATTCATGTAGAAATAGCAAGAATGCGGATGAATCTAAAAAAGCTTACTCAGCTTAAACCCGGCAATGTAATTGAACTAGCTATACGACCTGAGCAAGGAGTAAAACTAACTTTAAGTGGGAAAGCTGTTGCTAAAGGAGAGCTTATTCAACTCGGCGATGTACTTGGAGTTAAAATCCTACAAATTGGAGAATAG